Proteins from one Impatiens glandulifera chromosome 2, dImpGla2.1, whole genome shotgun sequence genomic window:
- the LOC124928048 gene encoding probable galacturonosyltransferase-like 1 — MPKPNLHSQSHQTILLLLLLLFFFSLCISSSPVSQQFREAPEFYNSPECPSLSPSSAADNTHLCSDNAVHVAMTLDFTYIRGSMAAILSILQHSSCPQNVIFHFVAASNITQLKSSISTSFPYLKFKIYPFNSAAVAGLISTSIRSALDSPLNYARSYLANILKPCVRKVVYLDSDLILADDISKLAATPLRQGVVLAAPEYCNANFTSYFTSTFWSNPSLSLTFVDRKACYFNTGVMVIDLDKWRMGNYVKKIEEWMMIQKRMRIYELGSLPPFLLVFAGKIAPVNHRWNQHGLGGDNFRGLCRDLHPGPVSLLHWSGKGKPWVRLDANRPCPLDALWAPYDLLKPQFLLDS, encoded by the coding sequence aTGCCTAAACCAAACCTCCATAGCCAATCCCATCAaacaattcttcttcttcttcttcttctattctTCTTCTCACTCTGCATTTCATCATCCCCTGTTTCTCAACAATTCCGTGAAGCACCCGAATTCTACAACTCGCCGGAATGTCCTTCCCTATCCCCATCCTCCGCCGCCGACAACACCCATCTCTGCTCCGACAACGCCGTTCACGTAGCAATGACCCTCGATTTCACCTACATTCGAGGATCAATGGCTGCCATCCTCTCAATTCTCCAACACTCTTCCTGCCCACAAAACGTAATCTTCCATTTCGTCGCAGCTTCAAACATAACCCAACTCAAATCATCAATCTCCACCTCCTTCCCCTACCTTAAATTCAAGATCTACCCTTTCAATTCCGCCGCCGTCGCCGGACTAATCTCAACCTCAATCCGATCTGCTCTAGATAGTCCACTCAATTACGCAAGAAGTTACCTTGCAAATATCCTCAAACCATGCGTACGTAAAGTCGTGTACCTAGATTCCGATCTAATTCTCGCCGACGATATTTCAAAACTCGCCGCCACACCTCTCCGGCAAGGAGTTGTTCTCGCCGCCCCTGAATACTGTAACGCAAATTTCACTTCTTATTTTACATCTACATTTTGGTCGAATCCTTCTCTATCTTTAACTTTCGTGGATCGTAAAGCTTGTTACTTTAACACCGGCGTGATGGTGATTGATCTTGATAAATGGAGAATGGGGAATTATGtaaagaagattgaagaatgGATGATGATTCAGAAAAGAATGAGAATTTATGAACTGGGTTCTTTACCACCGTTTTTGTTAGTGTTCGCCGGAAAAATTGCTCCGGTGAATCATCGGTGGAATCAACATGGGCTTGGAGGTGATAATTTCAGGGGACTTTGCCGTGATTTGCATCCGGGTCCGGTGAGTTTACTTCATTGGAGTGGAAAAGGGAAACCATGGGTTAGACTTGATGCTAATCGGCCATGTCCACTTGATGCTTTATGGGCACCTTATGATTTACTAAAACCGCAATTTTTGCTGGAttcttga
- the LOC124926046 gene encoding E3 ubiquitin-protein ligase RNF185-like codes for MSSGLGEESTNRTPQGFSSASSSGGGSNDAGNFECNICFDLAQDPIVTLCGHLFCWPCLYKWLHIHSHSQECPVCKAIVEEQKLVPLYGRGKNSTDPRSKSIPGINIPNRPTGQRPETAPPPDANHFAQNGFGFNGGGGGGGIGLGGFAPMASARFGNFTLSAAFGGLFPSLFNLQVHGFPDPTMYGAAAAGFPYSFPQQFHGYQQQQHHHHHHHRHPQVHPGQQADNYLKMLFLAIGVFVILTLLWN; via the coding sequence atgtcaagTGGGTTAGGGGAGGAATCAACAAACAGGACGCCTCAAGGGTTTTCATCTGCAAGCAGTAGTGGTGGTGGAAGCAATGATGCTGGAAATTTTGAATGCAATATTTGCTTTGATTTAGCACAAGATCCAATTGTTACTCTATGTGGTCATCTCTTTTGCTGGCCTTGTCTTTACAAATGGTTACACATTCATTCACATTCTCAAGAATGTCCAGTTTGTAAGGCTATAGTAGAGGAACAAAAGTTGGTTCCTTTATATGGAAGAGGAAAGAACTCGACTGATCCTAGATCAAAGTCAATCCCGGGTATTAATATCCCAAACAGACCAACTGGACAGAGACCCGAGACAGCTCCTCCTCCAGATGCTAACCATTTTGCTCAAAATGGCTTTGGTTTTAATGGcggcggtggtggtggtggtatAGGTTTAGGTGGGTTTGCTCCTATGGCATCTGCGAGATTTGGGAATTTCACATTATCGGCTGCATTTGGTGGTCTTTTTCCATCGTTGTTTAATCTGCAGGTACATGGGTTTCCTGATCCTACTATGTATGGTGCTGCGGCTGCTGGTTTTCCTTATAGTTTTCCTCAACAGTTTCACGGGTATCAACAACAGCAAcatcatcaccatcatcatcatcgtcatccCCAAGTTCATCCTGGGCAGCAAGCGGATAATTACTTGAAGATGTTGTTTCTAGCTATCGGTGTGTTTGTGATCTTAACTTTACTGTGGAATTAG
- the LOC124927853 gene encoding DNA-3-methyladenine glycosylase 1 produces the protein MSVATEPPSMERPILKTRPILIPAENRTRVPTPTKKQKPIGKLVSETPRSVVSTNRSIDSSCSSDSSSDVSPTKNSDKNGFKSSEKVAPVGIVTNGSPLPSVPVSVVRRCDWITANSDPLYASFHDEEWGVVVKDDKKLFELFILSQMLSELTWLGILSRREKFSKLFDEFNPRSISKFTDKDLKLFCLNGNPLISETKLRTIVENAVHMIKIQEEFGSFSNYCWSFVNHKPIRNEFRYARQVPVKTAKAEMMSKNMMKRGFRCVGATIVYSFMQAAGLVNDHVTSCFRYQELLQSPVEIEGSKIKGNDFRG, from the exons ATGTCTGTAGCTACAGAGCCTCCATCCATGGAAAGACCCATTTTAAAAACCAGGCCAATACTTATTCCGGCCGAAAACCGAACTAGGGTTCCGACTCCGACAAAGAAACAGAAGCCGATCGGAAAACTTGTTTCCGAGACGCCTAGATCCGTCGTAAGTACAAATAGATCAATTGACAGTTCATGTTCGTCGGATTCTTCTTCCGACGTATCTCCGACGAAGAATTCGGACAAAAATGGTTTCAAGTCGTCGGAAAAAGTTGCTCCGGTTGGAATTGTAACCAACGGATCGCCGTTGCCGTCGGTTCCGGTGTCAGTTGTAAGGCGGTGCGATTGGATAACGGCTAACTCAG ACCCATTGTATGCTTCTTTTCACGACGAAGAATGGGGAGTTGTCGTTAAAGACGATAAGAAGTTGTTTGAGTTGTTTATTCTATCTCAAATGTTATCGGAGTTAACTTGGTTGGGCATCCTCAGCCGAAGAGAAAAGTTCAG TAAGCTTTTTGATGAGTTTAATCCTCGCTCAATTTCTAAGTTCACCGATAAAGATCtaaagttattttgtttgaatggaAATCCATTAATTTCCGAGACAAAATTACGAACAATTGTAGAGAACGCGGTTCATATGATTAAG ATTCAAGAAGAATTTGGTTCCTTCAGCAACTATTGTTGGAGTTTCGTGAATCACAAGCCGATACGAAATGAATTTCGGTATGCTCGACAAGTTCCGGTTAAGACGGCTAAAGCAGAGATGATGAGCAAGAACATGATGAAAAGAGGATTTCGATGCGTGGGAGCGACAATTGTGTACTCTTTCATGCAAGCAGCGGGATTAGTGAACGATCACGTTACGTCGTGTTTCAGATATCAAGAATTATTACAATCCCCAGTTGAGATTGAAGGATCCAAAATTAAAGGCAATGATTTCCGAGGATGA
- the LOC124928112 gene encoding zinc finger protein GAI-ASSOCIATED FACTOR 1-like, protein MMSSSQPTKKKRNLPGMPDPEAEVIALSPKSLLATNRFICEICNKGFQRDQNLQLHRRGHNLPWKLRKGTNNKEIVRKKVYVCPEITCVHHDPKRALGDLTGIKKHFFRKHGEKKWKCERCSKNYAVQCDWKAHMKSCGTREYRCHCTTLFSRRDNFNTHRTFCDALASSSSPHLSSALTIQRSDQIGFLQQPSSRTTTTLQMHVLNPTPPAPVTAFEMFRTGSMYSGQYNNIQPQSQQPGPAMSATALLQKAAQVGAAGGGGASSSFLCGFDQPENSQRGNNNIRFPSAAGGEGGFESMGPILNLFCTGSKPMTLDLLGMGIGSVDNIDDERRR, encoded by the exons ATGATGTCTTCTTCACAGCCAACTAAGAAGAAACGAAATCTTCCTGGAATGCCTG atcCGGAAGCGGAAGTTATTGCATTATCACCGAAGAGTTTATTAGCAACGAATCGATTCATATGCGAGATCTGTAACAAAGGATTTCAACGTGACCAGAATCTTCAACTTCATCGACGAGGTCATAACTTACCTTGGAAACTCCGAAAGGGAACAAATAATAAAGAGATAGTTCGAAAGAAGGTTTATGTTTGTCCTGAAATAACTTGTGTTCATCATGATCCTAAAAGAGCTCTTGGAGATCTTACAGGTATTAAGAAACATTTTTTTCGTAAACATGGGGAGAAAAAATGGAAGTGTGAAAGATGTTCTAAGAACTATGCTGTTCAATGTGATTGGAAAGCTCATATGAAAAGTTGTGGTACTAGAGAATATCGTTGCCATTGCACAACTCTATTCtccag GAGGGATAACTTTAACACACATAGAACTTTCTGTGATGCTttggcttcttcttcttcaccgcATCTATCTTCAGCTTTAACCATTCAAAGATCTG ATCAAATTGGGTTTCTTCAACAACCATCTTCTAGGACCACCACCACTTTGCAAATGCATGTTCTTAATCCCACTCCGCCGGCGCCGGTTACTGCATTTGAGATGTTCAGAACTGGATCCATGTACTCCGGCCAGTACAACAACATTCAACCACAATCTCAACAACCAGGACCAGCCATGTCTGCCACTGCATTACTCCAAAAAGCAGCACAAGTAGGAGCAGCCGGCGGCGGCGGTGCTAGTTCATCGTTTCTATGTGGGTTTGATCAGCCGGAGAATTCACAAAGAGGTAATAATAACATTAGGTTTCCCTCCGCCGCCGGCGGAGAAGGAGGATTCGAATCGATGGGACCAATATTGAATCTGTTTTGTACTGGAAGTAAGCCGATGACTCTGGATCTTTTGGGAATGGGAATTGGATCCGTTGATAACATCGATGATGAACGGCGGCGGTGA